A window of Leclercia adecarboxylata contains these coding sequences:
- the atpI gene encoding F0F1 ATP synthase subunit I: MSVSLLSRNVARKLLFIQFLAVIASGLLFCLKDPFWGISAVSGGLAVVMPNMLFMIFAWRHQAHTPAKGRMAWSFALGEVCKVLLTFTLLVVALAVFKVVFLPLIVTWVLVLVVQILAPAVINNKG, from the coding sequence ATGTCAGTGTCGCTCTTGAGTCGAAACGTTGCTCGTAAGCTTCTGTTCATTCAGTTTCTGGCGGTGATAGCAAGTGGATTGCTGTTCTGCCTCAAAGACCCCTTCTGGGGCATCTCTGCGGTAAGCGGAGGTTTGGCAGTCGTTATGCCAAACATGTTGTTTATGATTTTTGCCTGGCGTCATCAGGCGCATACACCTGCCAAAGGCCGCATGGCCTGGTCCTTCGCCCTCGGCGAAGTGTGTAAGGTGTTGCTGACCTTTACCCTTCTGGTGGTGGCGCTGGCGGTTTTTAAAGTGGTATTTTTGCCGCTGATAGTGACGTGGGTTTTGGTGCTGGTGGTACAAATTCTGGCGCCAGCTGTAATCAATAACAAAGGGTAA
- the atpE gene encoding F0F1 ATP synthase subunit C — MENLNMDLLYMAAAVMMGLAAIGAAIGIGILGGKFLEGAARQPDLIPLLRTQFFIVMGLVDAIPMIAVGLGLYVMFAVA, encoded by the coding sequence ATGGAAAACCTGAATATGGATCTGCTGTACATGGCTGCCGCTGTGATGATGGGTCTGGCGGCTATCGGTGCTGCGATCGGTATCGGCATCCTCGGGGGCAAATTCCTGGAAGGCGCAGCGCGTCAACCGGATCTGATTCCTCTGCTGCGTACTCAGTTCTTTATCGTTATGGGTCTGGTGGATGCTATCCCGATGATCGCTGTAGGTCTGGGTCTGTACGTGATGTTTGCTGTCGCGTAG
- the atpF gene encoding F0F1 ATP synthase subunit B — MNMNATILGQAIAFVIFVWFCMKYVWPPLMAAIEKRQKEISDGLASAERAKKDLDLAQANATDQLKKAKAEAQVIIEQANKRRSQILDEAKAEAEQERTKIVTQAQAEIDAERKRAREELRKQVAILAVAGAEKIIERSVDEAANSDIVDKLVAEL; from the coding sequence GTGAACATGAACGCAACAATCCTCGGCCAGGCCATCGCGTTTGTTATCTTTGTCTGGTTCTGCATGAAGTATGTATGGCCGCCTTTAATGGCTGCCATCGAAAAACGTCAGAAAGAAATTTCTGACGGCCTGGCTTCTGCAGAACGCGCTAAGAAAGATTTGGACCTTGCACAGGCCAACGCGACCGACCAGCTGAAAAAAGCGAAAGCGGAAGCCCAGGTAATCATCGAGCAGGCGAACAAACGTCGTTCTCAGATCCTGGACGAAGCGAAAGCTGAAGCAGAACAGGAACGTACTAAAATCGTGACACAAGCGCAGGCAGAAATTGATGCCGAGCGTAAACGTGCTCGCGAAGAGCTGCGTAAGCAGGTCGCGATTCTGGCTGTTGCTGGCGCCGAGAAGATCATCGAACGTTCCGTGGATGAAGCTGCTAATAGCGACATCGTGGACAAACTTGTCGCTGAACTGTAA
- the atpA gene encoding F0F1 ATP synthase subunit alpha: MQLNSTEISELIKQRIAQFSVVSEAHNEGTIVSVSDGVIRIHGLADCMQGEMISLPGNRYAIALNLERDSVGAVVMGPYADLAEGMKVKCTGRILEVPVGRGLLGRVVNTLGAPIDGKGPVDNDGFSPIEVIAPGVIDRQSVDQPVQTGYKSVDAMIPIGRGQRELIIGDRQTGKTAMAIDAIINQRDSGIKCVYVAIGQKASTISNVVRKLEEHGALSNTIVVVATASESAALQYLAPYAGCAMGEYFRDRGEDALIVYDDLSKQAVAYRQVSLLLRRPPGREAFPGDVFYLHSRLLERASRVNAEYVENFTKGAVKGQTGSLTALPIIETQAGDVSAFVPTNVISITDGQIFLETNLFNSGIRPAVNPGISVSRVGGAAQTKIIKKLSGGIRTALAQYRELAAFSQFASDLDDATRKQLDHGQKVTELLKQKQYAPMSVAQQGLVLFAAERGYLGDVELAKIGSFEAALLAYADRDHASLMQEINQSGGYNDEIEGKLKSLLDSFKATQSW, encoded by the coding sequence ATGCAACTGAATTCCACCGAAATCAGCGAACTGATCAAGCAGCGCATTGCTCAGTTCAGTGTTGTGAGTGAAGCTCACAACGAAGGTACTATTGTTTCTGTAAGCGACGGTGTTATCCGCATCCACGGCCTGGCCGATTGTATGCAGGGTGAAATGATCTCCCTGCCGGGTAACCGTTACGCTATCGCACTGAACCTGGAGCGCGACTCCGTAGGTGCAGTTGTGATGGGTCCTTACGCTGACCTCGCCGAAGGCATGAAGGTTAAGTGTACTGGCCGTATTCTTGAAGTTCCAGTTGGCCGTGGCCTGCTGGGTCGCGTGGTGAACACCCTGGGTGCGCCAATCGACGGTAAAGGTCCGGTTGATAACGATGGCTTCTCGCCAATCGAAGTTATCGCACCAGGCGTAATCGATCGTCAGTCCGTCGACCAGCCGGTTCAGACCGGTTATAAATCCGTTGACGCCATGATCCCAATCGGCCGTGGCCAGCGTGAGCTGATCATCGGTGACCGTCAGACCGGTAAAACCGCGATGGCAATTGATGCGATCATCAACCAGCGTGATTCCGGCATCAAATGTGTGTACGTGGCTATCGGCCAGAAAGCGTCCACCATTTCTAACGTGGTTCGTAAACTGGAAGAGCACGGCGCGCTGTCCAACACCATCGTTGTTGTGGCGACCGCTTCTGAATCTGCTGCACTGCAATACCTGGCACCTTATGCCGGTTGCGCAATGGGCGAATACTTCCGTGACCGCGGTGAAGATGCACTGATCGTTTATGATGACCTGTCTAAACAGGCCGTTGCTTACCGTCAGGTTTCCTTGCTGCTCCGTCGTCCACCAGGACGTGAAGCATTCCCGGGCGACGTATTCTATCTGCACTCCCGTCTGCTGGAGCGTGCATCCCGCGTTAACGCGGAATACGTTGAGAACTTCACCAAAGGTGCAGTGAAAGGCCAAACCGGTTCTCTGACCGCGCTGCCAATCATTGAAACCCAGGCGGGTGACGTTTCTGCGTTCGTTCCGACCAACGTAATCTCCATTACCGATGGTCAGATCTTCCTGGAAACCAACCTGTTTAACTCCGGTATTCGTCCGGCAGTTAACCCGGGTATCTCCGTATCCCGTGTGGGTGGTGCAGCGCAGACCAAGATCATCAAGAAACTGTCCGGTGGTATCCGTACCGCGCTGGCACAGTATCGTGAACTGGCAGCGTTCTCCCAGTTTGCATCTGACCTTGACGATGCAACCCGTAAACAGCTTGACCACGGTCAGAAAGTGACCGAACTGCTGAAACAGAAACAGTATGCCCCGATGTCAGTCGCACAGCAGGGCCTGGTACTGTTCGCAGCAGAACGTGGTTATCTGGGGGATGTAGAACTGGCGAAAATCGGTAGCTTCGAAGCCGCTCTGCTGGCTTACGCTGACCGTGACCATGCTTCACTGATGCAAGAGATTAACCAGTCCGGTGGCTATAACGACGAAATCGAAGGCAAGCTGAAAAGCCTGCTCGATTCCTTCAAAGCAACCCAGTCCTGGTAA
- the rsmG gene encoding 16S rRNA (guanine(527)-N(7))-methyltransferase RsmG has protein sequence MLNKLTRLLDQAGISLTDHQKNQLVGYVDMLNKWNKAYNLTSVRDPNEMLIRHILDSIVVAPHLKGERFIDVGTGPGLPGIPLSIVRPECHFTLLDSLGKRVRFLRQVQHELKLENIHPVQSRVEAFPAEPPFDGVISRAFASLDDMIGWCKHLPAENGRFYALKGVLPEDEIAQMPEGFMVEEAIKLHVPQLEGERHLVIVKPNNF, from the coding sequence GTGCTCAACAAACTCACTCGTCTGCTGGATCAAGCCGGTATTTCGCTCACCGATCACCAGAAAAATCAGCTGGTGGGGTATGTCGACATGCTGAACAAATGGAACAAGGCCTATAACCTCACTTCGGTTCGCGACCCGAACGAGATGCTGATTCGCCATATCCTCGACAGCATCGTGGTGGCGCCTCATCTCAAAGGGGAGCGTTTTATCGACGTGGGCACCGGCCCGGGTCTGCCTGGCATTCCGCTCTCTATCGTGCGTCCTGAGTGCCATTTCACGCTGCTGGACAGCCTGGGTAAGCGCGTACGCTTTCTGCGCCAGGTGCAGCATGAGCTGAAGCTGGAAAATATTCATCCGGTGCAGAGTAGGGTAGAGGCGTTTCCCGCCGAGCCGCCGTTTGACGGCGTGATCAGCCGGGCCTTTGCTTCGCTCGATGACATGATCGGCTGGTGTAAGCACCTGCCTGCGGAAAATGGCCGCTTCTATGCCCTGAAAGGGGTGCTGCCTGAAGATGAGATTGCGCAGATGCCAGAGGGTTTTATGGTTGAAGAGGCGATCAAATTGCACGTTCCGCAGCTGGAAGGTGAGCGTCACCTGGTGATAGTTAAGCCAAACAATTTTTAA
- the mnmG gene encoding tRNA uridine-5-carboxymethylaminomethyl(34) synthesis enzyme MnmG, whose protein sequence is MFYQDPFDVIIIGGGHAGTEAAMAAARMGQQTLLLTHNIDTLGQMSCNPAIGGIGKGHLVKEVDALGGLMATAIDHAGIQFRILNASKGPAVRATRAQADRVLYRQAVRTALENQPNLMIFQQAVEDLIVENDRVVGAVTQMGLKFRAKSVVLTVGTFLDGKIHIGLDNYSGGRAGDPPSIPLSRRLRELPLRVSRLKTGTPPRIDARTIDFSVLAQQHGDNPMPVFSFMGNVDQHPRQVPCYVTHTNEKTHDVIRSNLDRSPMYAGVIEGIGPRYCPSIEDKVMRFADRNQHQIFLEPEGLTSNEIYPNGISTSLPFDVQMQIVRSMQGMENAKIVRPGYAIEYDFFDPRDLKPTLESKFIHGLFFAGQINGTTGYEEAAAQGLLAGLNAARFSAEKEGWAPGRSQAYLGVLVDDLCTLGTKEPYRMFTSRAEYRLMLREDNADLRLTEIGRELGLVDDARWARFNEKLENIERERQRLKSTWVNPTAESVDEVNAHLSAPLSREASGEDLLRRPEMTYDQLIQMSPFAPGLEDVQAAEQVEIQVKYEGYIARQQDEIEKQQRNESTILPATLDYRLVNGLSNEVIAKLNDHKPSSIGQASRISGVTPAAISILLVWLKKQGMLRRSA, encoded by the coding sequence ATGTTTTATCAGGATCCTTTTGACGTCATTATCATTGGCGGGGGTCATGCAGGCACCGAGGCCGCAATGGCCGCGGCGCGAATGGGTCAGCAGACCCTGCTTTTGACACACAATATCGACACGCTAGGACAGATGTCCTGTAATCCGGCGATTGGCGGCATTGGGAAAGGACACCTGGTAAAAGAAGTGGATGCACTTGGCGGCCTGATGGCAACCGCGATCGATCATGCAGGCATTCAGTTTAGGATACTAAACGCGAGCAAAGGGCCTGCCGTTCGTGCGACCCGTGCTCAGGCCGACCGCGTGCTGTATCGCCAGGCCGTACGTACCGCACTGGAGAACCAGCCGAACCTGATGATCTTCCAGCAGGCGGTTGAGGATCTGATCGTCGAAAACGATCGTGTTGTCGGCGCCGTGACCCAGATGGGCCTGAAGTTCCGTGCCAAATCGGTCGTGCTGACCGTCGGGACTTTCCTCGATGGCAAAATTCATATTGGACTGGATAACTACAGCGGTGGCCGTGCTGGCGATCCGCCGTCCATTCCACTTTCACGCCGTCTGCGCGAGCTGCCGCTGCGCGTCAGCCGCCTGAAAACCGGTACGCCGCCGCGTATCGACGCCCGCACGATTGATTTCAGCGTGCTGGCCCAACAGCACGGCGATAACCCGATGCCGGTCTTCTCGTTCATGGGCAACGTGGATCAGCATCCGCGCCAGGTGCCGTGCTATGTCACACACACCAACGAGAAAACCCATGACGTGATCCGCAGTAACCTCGATCGCAGCCCGATGTATGCCGGTGTGATCGAAGGGATCGGCCCACGTTACTGCCCGTCGATCGAAGACAAAGTCATGCGCTTTGCCGATCGCAACCAGCACCAGATCTTCCTGGAGCCGGAAGGGCTGACCTCCAACGAGATCTACCCGAACGGTATCTCCACCAGCCTGCCGTTCGATGTGCAGATGCAGATCGTCCGCTCCATGCAGGGGATGGAAAATGCGAAGATCGTTCGCCCTGGCTACGCTATTGAGTACGATTTCTTCGATCCGCGTGACCTGAAGCCGACCCTGGAGAGCAAATTTATCCACGGGCTTTTCTTCGCGGGCCAGATCAACGGCACTACCGGTTACGAAGAGGCCGCCGCGCAGGGTCTGCTGGCCGGTCTGAACGCCGCGCGCTTCTCTGCCGAGAAAGAGGGCTGGGCGCCGGGTCGTTCTCAGGCTTACCTGGGTGTGCTGGTAGATGACCTTTGCACCCTCGGTACCAAAGAGCCGTACCGCATGTTTACCTCTCGCGCGGAATATCGTCTGATGCTGCGTGAAGATAACGCCGACCTGCGCCTGACCGAAATCGGTCGTGAGCTGGGCCTGGTGGACGATGCGCGCTGGGCGCGTTTCAACGAGAAGCTGGAGAACATCGAGCGCGAACGTCAGCGCCTGAAGTCGACCTGGGTCAACCCAACTGCCGAGTCTGTAGACGAAGTGAATGCTCACCTGTCTGCGCCGCTCTCCCGTGAAGCCAGCGGGGAAGATCTGCTCCGTCGCCCGGAAATGACCTACGACCAGCTGATCCAGATGTCGCCATTCGCGCCGGGACTGGAAGATGTTCAGGCTGCTGAGCAGGTTGAAATCCAGGTGAAATACGAAGGCTATATCGCCCGTCAGCAGGATGAGATCGAGAAACAGCAGCGCAACGAAAGTACGATCCTGCCGGCCACGCTGGATTACCGCCTGGTCAACGGCCTCTCCAACGAGGTGATCGCCAAGCTGAATGACCATAAGCCGTCGTCCATCGGCCAGGCATCGCGTATTTCAGGCGTCACGCCTGCGGCTATCTCCATTCTGCTGGTATGGCTGAAAAAACAGGGTATGCTGCGCCGCAGCGCGTAA
- the asnC gene encoding transcriptional regulator AsnC encodes MENYQIDNLDRGILEALMANARTAYAELAKQFGVSPGTIHVRVEKMKQAGIITGAHIDVSPKQLGYDVCCFIGIILKSAKDYPSALAKLNALDEVTEAYYTTGHYSIFIKVMCRSIDALQQVLINKIQTIDEIQSTETLISLQNPIMRTIRP; translated from the coding sequence ATGGAAAATTATCAGATCGACAATCTGGACCGCGGCATTCTCGAGGCCCTGATGGCCAATGCGCGTACTGCTTACGCCGAACTGGCCAAACAATTTGGCGTCAGCCCGGGAACCATTCACGTGCGGGTAGAGAAGATGAAGCAGGCGGGGATCATCACCGGCGCCCATATCGACGTCAGCCCGAAACAGCTGGGTTACGACGTCTGCTGTTTTATTGGCATCATCCTCAAGAGCGCCAAAGACTATCCTTCGGCGCTGGCAAAGCTGAACGCGCTGGATGAAGTGACAGAGGCTTACTACACCACCGGGCACTACAGCATCTTTATTAAGGTGATGTGCCGATCGATCGACGCCCTGCAGCAGGTACTTATCAACAAGATCCAAACAATCGATGAAATTCAGTCCACCGAGACGCTGATCTCCCTGCAGAACCCGATCATGCGTACCATCCGCCCGTAG
- the atpG gene encoding F0F1 ATP synthase subunit gamma, whose protein sequence is MAGAKEIRSKIASVQNTQKITKAMEMVAASKMRKSQERMAASRPYADTMRKVIGHLASGNLEYKHPYLEERDVKRVGYLVVSTDRGLCGGLNINLFKKLLADMKAWSDKGVQSDIAMIGSKGVSFFNSVGGNIVAQVTGMGDNPSLSELIGPVKVMLQAYDEGRLDRLYVVSNKFINTMSQVPTLTQLLPLPASDEPELKQKSWDYLYEPDPKPLLDTLLRRYVESQVYQGVVENLASEQAARMVAMKAATDNGGSLIKELQLVYNKARQASITQELTEIVGGASAV, encoded by the coding sequence ATGGCCGGCGCAAAAGAGATACGTAGTAAGATCGCAAGCGTCCAGAACACGCAAAAGATCACTAAAGCGATGGAGATGGTCGCCGCTTCCAAAATGCGTAAATCGCAGGAGCGTATGGCGGCCAGCCGTCCTTATGCAGATACCATGCGCAAAGTGATTGGTCACCTTGCGAGCGGTAATCTGGAATATAAGCACCCTTACCTGGAAGAACGCGACGTTAAGCGCGTGGGCTACCTGGTGGTGTCGACCGACCGTGGTTTGTGTGGCGGCTTGAACATTAACCTGTTCAAAAAGCTGCTGGCGGATATGAAAGCATGGTCCGATAAAGGCGTTCAAAGCGATATCGCGATGATCGGCTCTAAGGGCGTCTCTTTCTTTAATTCCGTCGGTGGCAATATTGTCGCCCAGGTGACCGGTATGGGTGATAACCCGTCCCTGTCCGAACTGATCGGCCCGGTTAAAGTGATGTTGCAGGCCTATGATGAAGGCCGTCTGGACAGGCTGTACGTTGTCAGCAACAAATTTATTAACACCATGTCTCAGGTTCCGACCCTCACTCAGCTGCTGCCATTACCGGCATCAGACGAGCCAGAGTTGAAGCAGAAATCCTGGGATTACCTGTATGAACCGGATCCAAAACCGCTGCTGGATACCCTGCTGCGTCGTTATGTTGAATCCCAGGTTTATCAGGGCGTGGTAGAAAACCTGGCCAGCGAGCAGGCCGCACGTATGGTGGCGATGAAAGCCGCGACCGACAATGGCGGCAGCCTGATTAAAGAGCTGCAGTTGGTATACAACAAAGCTCGTCAGGCCAGCATTACTCAGGAACTCACCGAGATCGTCGGTGGTGCATCCGCGGTATAA
- the atpB gene encoding F0F1 ATP synthase subunit A, which translates to MASENMTPQDYIGHHLNNLQIDLRTFSLVDPHNPPATFWTINIDSMFFSVVLGLLFLAIFRGVAKRATSGVPGKFQTFIEMIIGFVHGSVKDMYHGKSKVIAPLALTVFVWVFLMNLMDLLPIDLLPFIGEHIFGLPALRVVPSADVNITLSMALGVFILILFYSIKMKGVGGFVKELTLQPFNHWAFIPVNLILEGVSLLSKPISLGLRLFGNMYAGELIFILIAGLLPWWSQWVLNVPWAIFHILIITLQAFIFMVLTIVYLSMASEEH; encoded by the coding sequence ATGGCTTCAGAAAATATGACGCCGCAGGATTACATAGGTCACCATCTGAACAACCTTCAGATCGACCTGCGTACATTCTCGCTGGTGGATCCGCATAACCCCCCAGCCACCTTCTGGACGATCAATATCGACTCCATGTTCTTCTCGGTGGTACTGGGTCTGTTGTTCCTGGCCATTTTCCGCGGCGTTGCGAAACGTGCGACCAGCGGCGTTCCAGGGAAATTCCAGACGTTCATCGAAATGATCATTGGCTTCGTCCACGGTAGCGTCAAAGACATGTACCACGGTAAGAGCAAGGTGATTGCACCGCTGGCGCTGACCGTCTTTGTCTGGGTCTTCCTGATGAACCTGATGGACCTGCTGCCGATCGACCTGCTGCCGTTTATCGGCGAGCATATCTTCGGTCTGCCTGCCCTGCGTGTGGTGCCGTCTGCTGACGTGAACATCACCCTGTCTATGGCACTGGGCGTATTCATCCTGATTCTTTTCTACAGCATCAAAATGAAAGGCGTAGGCGGCTTCGTGAAAGAGCTTACCTTGCAGCCGTTCAACCACTGGGCGTTTATTCCGGTCAACCTGATCCTGGAAGGCGTTAGCCTGCTGTCCAAACCGATTTCCCTCGGTCTGCGACTGTTCGGCAACATGTATGCGGGTGAGCTGATTTTCATTCTGATCGCGGGTCTTCTGCCGTGGTGGTCACAGTGGGTTCTGAATGTGCCATGGGCCATTTTCCACATCCTGATCATTACGCTGCAAGCCTTTATCTTCATGGTTCTGACGATCGTCTATCTGTCGATGGCGTCTGAAGAGCACTGA
- the mioC gene encoding FMN-binding protein MioC produces MADITLISGSTLGGAEYVAEHLGEKLEDAGFSTDTLHGPLLEDLPLDGIWLLITSTHGAGDLPDNLLPLYEALKEQQPDLANVRFGAIGIGSREYDTFCGAVEKVETELKSCGAQQIGETLKINILDHDIPEDPAELWLAEWKNLLKND; encoded by the coding sequence ATGGCGGACATTACTCTTATTAGCGGCAGCACCCTTGGCGGCGCTGAATATGTCGCGGAACACCTGGGCGAAAAGCTGGAAGACGCAGGTTTTTCTACTGATACGCTGCACGGACCGTTATTAGAGGATCTTCCGCTCGACGGGATCTGGCTGTTGATCACCTCCACGCACGGTGCGGGCGATCTTCCGGATAACCTTCTTCCTTTATATGAAGCGTTAAAAGAGCAGCAGCCCGATCTGGCGAACGTCCGCTTTGGCGCCATCGGTATTGGCAGCCGGGAGTACGACACCTTCTGCGGCGCCGTTGAGAAGGTTGAGACCGAACTGAAGTCCTGTGGGGCTCAACAGATCGGTGAAACGCTGAAGATCAACATCCTCGATCATGATATTCCGGAAGATCCAGCGGAACTTTGGCTGGCGGAATGGAAAAATTTACTCAAAAACGATTAA
- the asnA gene encoding aspartate--ammonia ligase — protein MKTAYIAQQRQISFVKSHFSRQLEEKLGLIEVQAPILSRVGDGTQDNLSGCEKAVQVKVKTLPDAQFEVVHSLAKWKRQTLGQHDFSAGEGLYTHMKALRPDEDRLTAIHSVYVDQWDWERVMGDGERHTGTLKATVEAIYAGIKATEAAVSKEFGLTPFLPETIHFIHSQELLSRFPDLDAKGRERAIAKELGAVFLIGIGGKLSHGQRHDVRAPDYDDWSSEGESGLAGLNGDILVWNPVLEDAFELSSMGIRVDAEALQRQLGITGDEDRLKLEWHQALLRGEMPQTIGGGIGQSRLTMLLLQLSHIGQVQCGVWPQQVRDSVDALL, from the coding sequence ATGAAAACCGCTTACATCGCACAACAACGCCAGATCAGTTTCGTTAAATCCCACTTTTCTCGCCAGCTGGAAGAGAAGCTGGGCCTGATTGAAGTTCAGGCACCTATCTTAAGCCGCGTGGGCGACGGGACGCAGGATAACTTGTCTGGTTGCGAAAAAGCGGTACAGGTGAAAGTGAAAACACTGCCAGACGCCCAGTTCGAAGTGGTTCATTCGCTGGCGAAGTGGAAGCGTCAAACCCTGGGACAACACGACTTCAGCGCGGGCGAAGGGCTTTACACGCACATGAAAGCCCTTCGCCCCGATGAAGACCGCCTTACCGCTATTCACTCTGTCTACGTTGACCAGTGGGACTGGGAACGCGTAATGGGTGATGGCGAACGTCATACCGGTACGCTGAAAGCGACGGTAGAAGCCATTTATGCCGGGATCAAAGCCACCGAAGCGGCGGTCAGCAAAGAGTTTGGTCTGACTCCGTTCCTGCCGGAAACGATCCACTTTATCCACAGTCAGGAGCTGCTGAGCCGCTTCCCGGATCTGGATGCGAAAGGTCGTGAACGTGCGATCGCTAAAGAGCTGGGTGCCGTGTTCCTGATTGGGATCGGCGGCAAACTGTCTCACGGTCAGCGCCACGACGTGCGTGCGCCGGATTATGATGACTGGAGCAGCGAAGGTGAAAGCGGCCTGGCTGGCCTGAACGGCGATATTCTGGTCTGGAACCCGGTTCTGGAAGATGCGTTTGAGCTCTCTTCCATGGGGATCCGCGTGGATGCCGAGGCGCTGCAGCGTCAGCTGGGGATCACCGGTGACGAGGATCGCCTCAAGCTGGAGTGGCACCAGGCGCTGCTGCGTGGCGAGATGCCGCAGACCATCGGCGGCGGTATCGGCCAGTCTCGTCTGACCATGTTACTGCTGCAGCTTTCCCATATCGGCCAGGTTCAGTGTGGCGTATGGCCTCAGCAGGTTCGTGACAGCGTCGACGCGCTGCTGTAA
- the atpH gene encoding F0F1 ATP synthase subunit delta, whose protein sequence is MSEFVTVARPYAKAAFDFAIEHQNVDRWQNMLAFAAEVTKNEHMAEMLSGALAPETLADSFIAICGEQLDANGQNLIRVMAENGRLKALPDVLEQFEHLRALSEATVEVHVTSATELSNEQLAKITAAMEKRLSRKVKLNCNIDKSVMAGVIIRAGDMVIDGSVRGRLERLADVLQS, encoded by the coding sequence ATGTCTGAATTTGTTACGGTAGCTCGCCCCTACGCCAAAGCAGCTTTTGACTTTGCTATCGAACACCAAAATGTCGATCGCTGGCAGAACATGCTGGCGTTTGCCGCTGAGGTAACGAAAAACGAACACATGGCTGAGATGCTTTCTGGCGCCCTGGCGCCTGAAACCCTCGCCGATTCGTTCATCGCCATTTGCGGTGAGCAGCTGGACGCCAACGGCCAGAACCTGATTCGGGTAATGGCTGAAAATGGTCGTCTGAAAGCGCTCCCGGATGTTCTCGAGCAGTTCGAGCACCTGCGTGCCCTCAGTGAAGCCACCGTTGAAGTTCACGTAACTTCTGCGACTGAACTGAGTAACGAACAGCTTGCGAAAATCACCGCCGCGATGGAAAAACGTCTGTCACGCAAAGTGAAGCTGAATTGCAATATCGATAAGTCTGTAATGGCGGGCGTAATCATCCGTGCGGGTGATATGGTCATTGATGGCAGCGTACGCGGCCGTCTTGAGCGCCTTGCAGACGTCTTGCAGTCTTAA